A window from Balearica regulorum gibbericeps isolate bBalReg1 chromosome 1, bBalReg1.pri, whole genome shotgun sequence encodes these proteins:
- the IFNGR2 gene encoding interferon gamma receptor 2, which produces MPCQTLLLSLLLLFLLLGSVRISGAESSPHLPAPKDVMIYSYNFHSLLRWSPVKVDRGLVLYTVHFKTGAFNQWDEMNCTRITQTECSFPWSLKERRWTVVLRVRAELGQVTSDWVQTDPFVAERNTTIGPPKVNSVIVSSDSLLVSVTPPFGSEAGDFLQYHVSYWENTTSTTKKETQMSNTLFKIRNLKELTLYCFSIQVELVTYSDLQLLGLQSDPECYRTTISEATRAGYIILIFVLVLLFVNLVAVGLFLLWRHHKTIKYWSRPPLEIPSHFEEYLRDPSMPGLEVLDNYAEDDPHDSLSVVLCGEGNQACGSSLDGQAHSCSVSSASDIT; this is translated from the exons ATGCCGTGTCAGacgctgctcctctccctcctccttctcttcctcctcctcggctCGGTCCGGATCTCGGGCGCAG AATCTTCTCCACATTTACCGGCACCAAAGGACGTGATGATTTATTCCTATAACTTTCATAGTTTGCTGAGGTGGTCCCCTGTTAAAGTGGATAGAGGCTTGGTGTTATATACGGTCCATTTTAAAAC AGGGGCCTTTAACCAGTGGGATGAGATGAACTGCACTCGTATCACCCAAACTGAATGCAGTTTCCCCTGGTCACTTAAGGAGCGGCGCTGGACTGTTGTTTTGCGGGTGAGGGCTGAGCTAGGGCAAGTGACTTCTGACTGGGTGCAAACAGATCCATTTGTGGCAGAGAGAAACA CTACTATAGGGCCCCCTAAAGTGAACAGCGTGATTGTAAGCTCTGACTCGCTTCTCGTTAGTGTCACACCCCCTTTCGGATCCGAAGCAGGTGACTTCCTTCAGTATCATGTGTCCTACTGGGAGAACACAACAAGTACTACTAAAAAA gaGACACAGATGAGCAATACACTGTTCAAAATCAGAAATCTAAAGGAATTGACACTTTATTGTTTTAGTATTCAAGTAGAATTGGTGACGTATTCAGATCTCCAGTTACTTGGACTGCAAAGTGACCCAGAGTGCTACAGAACAACAATTAGTG aggcAACCAGAGCTGGATATATTATACTAATATTTGTGTTGGTGTTACTTTTTGTAAATCTGGTAGCagttggtttgtttcttctgtggAGACAccacaaaacaattaaatattGGTCTCGGCCACCTTTAGAAATCCCATCACACTTTGAAGAG TATTTGAGGGACCCCAGTATGCCTGGCTTAGAGGTGTTGGACAACTATGCCGAGGATGACCCCCATGATTCCTTATCTGTTGTACTTTGTGGAGAAGGAAACCAAGCCTGTGGCAGCAGTTTGGATGGTCAAGCTCATTCATGCAGCGTCTCCAGTGCCAGTGACATAACTTAA